Proteins encoded by one window of Fusobacterium varium:
- the feoB gene encoding ferrous iron transport protein B — protein MTLKELPIGKTATVLSVGGEGALRQHFLDMGIIPNANVTMMKHAPMGDPVELRINSYELTLRLADAEKIEITDVRDEVRKEREFLEKKRISHPGLGEGGKYHKKEGENPLPDDVKLTFALVGNQNCGKTTLFNQLTGSNQHVGNFPGVTVDRKDGVIKGYPNTLVTDLPGIYSLSPYSSEEIVTREFVLNECPKGIINIVDATNIERNLYLTMQLMELDIPMVLALNMMDEVRDNGGHILINEMEELLGIPVVPISAAKNEGISELIDHAIHVAKYQEYPKRHDFCDINDNKGSVHRCLHGIMHMIEDHAEQEKIPLRFAASKITEGDNLVLERLKLDQNEKNTIAHIVSQLEAERGLDRAAAIADMRFSFIEKVCQETVKKPKESKEHIRSIKIDKILTGKYTAIPAFIGIMAVVFWLTFNVIGAWLSDILNLGIEWMTLGVENLLVRGNVNEVLCSLIIDGIFNGVGSVVGFLPIIVTLFFFLSMLEDSGYMARVAFVMDKLLRKIGLSGRSIVPMLVGFGCTVPGVMASRTLPSERDRKMTILLTPFMSCSAKLPIYGFFTALFFPKSGALVMVVLYFIGIFVGILMALLMKKSLFKGEAVPFVMELPNYRMPGTKNVAHLLWEKAKDFLQRAFTVIFVATIVIWVLQTFNIHFNVVESSHNSILAKVAGWIAPIFKPLGFGDWRISTALISGVMAKESVVSTLSVLFGDTKTLLDMLSTTGAASLLVFCLLYTPCIAAVASVKKELGGKWATIVALGQFLIAWIVAFIIRIIGMIL, from the coding sequence ATGACATTAAAAGAGTTACCAATAGGAAAGACAGCAACAGTTCTTTCTGTTGGAGGAGAGGGAGCTTTAAGACAACATTTCTTAGATATGGGAATTATTCCAAATGCTAATGTTACAATGATGAAACATGCTCCTATGGGAGATCCTGTTGAGTTAAGAATAAATAGTTATGAACTTACACTACGTTTAGCTGATGCTGAAAAAATTGAGATTACAGATGTAAGAGATGAAGTTAGAAAAGAGAGAGAGTTTTTAGAGAAAAAACGTATATCTCACCCAGGACTTGGTGAGGGAGGAAAATATCATAAAAAAGAGGGAGAAAATCCTTTACCTGATGATGTAAAACTTACCTTTGCTTTAGTTGGAAATCAAAACTGTGGAAAAACAACTTTATTCAATCAACTTACAGGTTCAAATCAACATGTAGGAAACTTTCCAGGGGTAACAGTTGATAGAAAAGATGGAGTTATAAAGGGGTATCCAAATACATTAGTTACAGATTTACCAGGAATCTATTCACTATCACCATATTCAAGTGAAGAGATTGTTACAAGAGAGTTTGTATTAAATGAGTGTCCTAAAGGAATAATAAACATAGTTGATGCAACAAATATAGAGAGAAATCTTTATTTGACAATGCAGTTAATGGAATTAGATATTCCAATGGTATTGGCTCTTAATATGATGGATGAAGTTAGAGATAATGGAGGACATATTTTAATAAATGAGATGGAAGAGCTATTGGGAATACCAGTAGTACCTATTTCAGCAGCTAAAAACGAGGGAATAAGTGAACTTATAGATCATGCTATCCATGTGGCAAAATATCAAGAGTATCCAAAAAGACATGATTTTTGTGATATAAATGATAATAAAGGAAGTGTACATAGATGTTTACATGGAATTATGCATATGATAGAGGATCATGCAGAGCAGGAAAAAATCCCTTTACGTTTTGCAGCAAGTAAAATTACTGAGGGAGATAATCTAGTTTTAGAGAGATTAAAATTAGATCAAAATGAGAAAAATACAATAGCTCACATAGTTAGTCAATTGGAAGCAGAGAGAGGACTTGATAGAGCAGCAGCTATTGCAGATATGAGATTTAGCTTTATAGAGAAAGTTTGTCAAGAAACAGTAAAAAAACCAAAAGAGAGCAAGGAGCATATTAGAAGTATAAAGATAGATAAAATTTTAACAGGAAAATATACAGCAATTCCAGCATTTATTGGGATAATGGCAGTTGTATTTTGGCTGACTTTTAATGTGATTGGAGCTTGGCTATCAGATATTTTAAATCTAGGTATTGAATGGATGACGTTAGGTGTTGAAAATCTTTTAGTTAGAGGAAATGTAAATGAAGTTTTATGTTCTTTAATTATAGATGGAATCTTTAATGGGGTAGGAAGTGTAGTTGGTTTCTTACCGATTATAGTAACTCTTTTCTTCTTCCTATCTATGCTTGAAGATAGTGGATATATGGCAAGAGTAGCCTTTGTGATGGATAAACTTTTAAGAAAGATAGGACTTTCAGGAAGAAGTATTGTTCCTATGCTTGTAGGTTTTGGTTGTACAGTTCCTGGGGTAATGGCAAGTCGTACTCTACCATCAGAAAGAGATAGAAAGATGACAATATTATTGACTCCTTTTATGAGTTGTTCAGCTAAACTTCCAATATATGGATTTTTCACAGCACTGTTTTTTCCAAAATCAGGAGCTTTAGTAATGGTAGTACTATATTTTATAGGTATATTTGTAGGAATATTAATGGCTCTTTTAATGAAAAAATCTCTGTTTAAAGGGGAAGCAGTACCATTTGTAATGGAGTTACCTAATTATCGTATGCCTGGAACAAAAAATGTTGCTCATCTATTATGGGAGAAAGCAAAGGATTTCTTACAAAGAGCCTTTACAGTTATTTTTGTGGCAACTATTGTAATATGGGTACTACAAACATTCAATATTCATTTTAATGTTGTAGAAAGTTCTCATAATAGTATCTTAGCAAAAGTTGCTGGTTGGATAGCACCTATTTTTAAACCTTTAGGTTTTGGAGATTGGAGAATTTCAACTGCTCTAATAAGTGGAGTTATGGCAAAGGAAAGTGTAGTTTCAACATTGTCAGTTTTATTTGGAGATACAAAAACTCTATTGGATATGTTAAGTACAACAGGAGCAGCAAGTTTATTGGTATTCTGCTTATTATATACTCCTTGTATAGCAGCAGTGGCATCAGTAAAGAAAGAGCTTGGGGGAAAATGGGCAACAATAGTGGCTTTAGGACAATTTTTAATAGCTTGGATAGTGGCATTTATTATAAGAATTATTGGAATGATTCTTTAG
- a CDS encoding porin family protein — translation MIKKILLGMTTLSCVALASQDTNLYLKTGADIWQKFDVITPRDSETINRKKADRMGYELTIEATREIYPNLEFGAGISYQDHGSTKSLVDREYDVKLDMPKFSSVPIYLVTKYNIPTNSNIKPYLKADLGYSFNHSSGSFKVTEYDLEETRKFSSDIKNGLYFGVGAGVEYNNFVADLMYKINKAKFEAISSQGEKAKEDFDYSRVTLSVGYKFNF, via the coding sequence CTTTAGCATCTCAAGATACAAATCTATATCTGAAAACTGGAGCTGATATCTGGCAAAAATTTGATGTAATAACTCCAAGAGATAGTGAAACTATCAATAGAAAAAAAGCTGATAGAATGGGATATGAACTTACTATTGAAGCTACTAGAGAGATCTATCCTAACTTAGAATTTGGTGCTGGTATCTCTTATCAAGATCACGGTTCTACAAAATCATTAGTTGATAGAGAATATGATGTTAAATTAGATATGCCTAAATTTTCATCTGTACCTATTTATTTAGTTACTAAATACAATATACCTACAAATTCAAATATTAAACCTTACTTAAAAGCTGATTTAGGATACTCATTTAATCACAGTAGTGGAAGTTTTAAAGTAACTGAATATGATCTAGAAGAAACTAGAAAATTCTCTTCTGATATAAAAAATGGATTATATTTTGGAGTGGGAGCTGGAGTTGAATACAATAACTTTGTTGCTGATTTAATGTACAAAATCAACAAGGCTAAATTTGAAGCAATTTCTTCTCAAGGGGAGAAAGCAAAAGAGGACTTTGATTACTCAAGAGTTACTCTTTCTGTGGGATATAAATTTAATTTCTAA